The Carassius carassius chromosome 5, fCarCar2.1, whole genome shotgun sequence DNA window ggttcatttctcttagtttattactcttggttcatgtcaaattaattttgataaataagtcgcacctgactataagtcgcaggaccagccaaactatgaaaaaaagtgcgacttatagtccggaaaatacggtactcatattttactttacctgttagtgatgtctttattttttaaaacatgtttaaataaatctgttatgaCAGCCACTGAGTAAAGTTGTGTGTTGATttattatatttagaaataaatagcaattaaatttaagtttgggctctgttGTTAATTATAAACTTATAGGAATGTAAAAGAGCTCCCTGTTTAGAGCAAACCTAAGGTAGATTATTCTCCTTGTGAATTGTGATActgattgaatttatttaaagagaGCAATTTGTTCAATAAacaattgtttaataataatgaaaaagcaATTTAATGTATAGTTTTTTTCCTCTGCTGTACCAAAACCATACCAAACCGTGACATAAAGGAAAAAGAGATACAAACCGAACCGTAATATTTGTGTACCATTACAGCCCTATGGACTCGTATTTTGGCCACAAGCAATGGTTAATGTTAAAATGTCTTGATAGATTTGTTTTCTTATAAACAAGAAGCTTAATaagactgatggactggagtggtgtggattacttgtggattattgtgatgtttttatcagctgtttggactcttattctgacggcacccattcactgcagaggatccataggtgcacaagtgatgtaatgctacatttcgacaaaatgaacataagagactactttgaaaaatattttacaaatatcacagacctcaaacttttgaatacttaatattttacatttacatttatgcatttagcagacgcttttatccaaagcaacttacagtgcattcaggctaacagtatTGTTTTTTACCTAACATTTTACAGCTAATGGACCACCTAGTCATGTAATGTCTCATGTTTGCTCATTTCCACTTGTTTGCCTGTTTACAGAGCTTCACTGAGCAGGTGGAGGTGTTCCGGAACATTGCTGCCCACTATAACATGAACTTCCTGTTAGAGACCATTGACTGGGTGCTTAGTATGAATGCGTAGGTGCTTTTCCTCCAGATACACGCCATCATTTGTGCCACACAATTTGTCATTTGAGCCATTTGTACCGATCTGAATTCATATGAAACGGTGGAACAATTCTTGTACTggaactttttttatttgtgttaataaacatttttgtatatGAGAAATTTACTTTTGTAATGATCCTCAATCACTACTTCCTAAGTAATCgaatgcaaattattattttggacaTTCATGGTTGCTAACTGAATCTGCTATGATATTTGCAGATGAGGGGTATCACTCTTGTTCATAGTGGCATGCAGCTAATATGTCTCATTAGTAATGGTCTGTTTGAATATAGCTTTTTTACGTTTATAAGTTTAATTCTGTAAAGAATATGGCTTTTAAGTTTTTAGAACCACATATAGGATGGTGCAATTGCCAGCAACTACCCAGTTTAACTTAATGAGATGAACCATATCCCTGCCTGGCTCCTGCCCACTCTACATTAGCACATTATAATTTGATTTCTTATCTCTGAGGCAAAGACCTGGGCGTCATGGAGATGTATGACATGCTGTTCAATTTGAATCCAACCACTGTTGTGAATTGGCATTGCTGTACTCACCACTTTAACTGAAATGTTTCTTTCTCCCAAAAGAGGACAGGGTCGCATCACAGGagtaatttgcattttaaaatatattaaagttggACTGTATAAACAAATATGTGCAGCCTCGATGAGAAtttggttgtaaaaaaaaaaacaaatgtgcttTGACAAATATTGTCAACACGGCAATATTATCCGAAATTATAATTGGTTgcctttcatattattattatttatttattttatttttatatatatatatatataagccaatAGAACTGTTGTGAGGAATGGATACAAGAGTATGTTGTGCTGTAGACAAACGGCTACATAGTCCTACTGTCCATGTTCTTCAGCATCTGGTTTCAATCTCTTTTCCTGTCTGGGGAGatgaggttttatatatatacccTTGATCATTACTTAAAAGACTGATACATAAACCTCAAAAGTGTGAGCTGCATAAATCGATACGTTTCTATTAATCAGATTTAGAGTAGAGCTGGGCAGACACAGTTACTCTTCCCCTAAATTTCATTACTGTAACCAATATCATAGGAAGAGTTGTTATCAGGTTAGCAGAGTGCTGCTCTTTGGAGAAACCGTCTCATCTTACCTTAAACAAGATGTTTTTTGATGGAAGGTTCCCAGAAAAAGAATCAATTGGAAAGAATTTGTCTACCTTTTTTTTGATCACCAGATTAAATTAGTGTCACTTGTTATGAAATCTAATTCATGGTTATTTTGTGGGATTTGTTCAAAACATTAACAGTCTGATCAAAACAATTGCTTCTTTAAGTCCTAAGAATTGAGTCATGtgacacatttatataaaaaccGAATATTCAATGATTGTTTTTCTTATTGAAGATTTTTTTCATGGAAATATGTCACATTTTACAGAAGGAAAACATTTTCATGACAGTTCAGAGGTGGAGGATACATGCAAACCCATTGTGTAGTTGAAAGAAACATTAATTGATGTTCATTGTTTAACATTTATTGAAGCAAAGCTTAACAGATACTTGGTTTTGCCTGTTTTTGAAGCATTTCTAGATTCCGATATGACATTTTGTGCTGTTTTCTACACTTGTTGTTCCTACGACAGTTAAATATCCTGTTCTTTTTGTAAAAGTATCCTACGGTGCTGTATATTTGGCAGCATGCTGTCGCTGGAGAGTTTTTGGTGATGGCAGGATGTTTTATAATGGCACGCCATCTGAGAGGTCCGAGTGGGTGGAGCCATAGCTTGTAAGCATGaggtctgttgtgattggctgactgGGTTCCTTGGAGATCTGGTTAAAGAAATGGAAGCTTTTGATTattctgttaaaaaaaactaaatgaattaaaaatattctAACCACATTATACACTAAAAATACTTTTTCACAGTTGTAAGTAGAACTAAAATAATTGgagtatattttacaagaaaatactagaAAACTTGTTTCTGCTTCAAGTAACTgaatattgtgagatataaattcagattttCAAAACAAACTTGTCATCACTTCTGTTTACATCTCATGATTTTAAGTTTATATcttctgactttttctcagaatACTGATTTTAAATCTAGCAAATCTAATAAtcttaaacaaatatttgaataaaattttaAAGGTAATTGTAGCATTATAtgcaatgaaatttaaaaaaaaaagtatgagaggtttttgttttttatcctgtggtggaaacaagctttcaTAAAATATTACTTCTGAATTTCTACTTCcaaattacacatttatttaaatatgttaattgCATTTGTAATTATTAGTGAAGTTTACTAGCAATTTATGAGTGTCACCaatttttattttctcagaaaTTTCTAGCAAATTTTACTATTCCATATTAAGTAACTTCaaggcaaaaaaaaatgaaatagtattttcttgtaaaacgtactcccataatgttttatttacaactttgggtAATATTCTCCATCCTTTTAACTTGCATCATCAAACTTCTTTCCGCTGAAGACTTCATTCTTATCGATAAACGTCAGCATGATCCAGTCACAGATGATAGAGCACTATAGTTGACAGAAAAGGAGACAACATTTACTCTTATTAAGCATTAGGACAAATGAACACAAGCTGGATATGTGTCTGGAAATGCCTCTTTCTAACAGGGTTACTCCAGGTCAAGCACTGTGAGTGCAACCTGAGAATCATTCGCAAAATGCAATTTGTGAAGTGTTTATGTCTGCCATCAGCATCATTAAGACATCATTATCTCACACTTTAACCCAAAATATGCATCCAGCAAAAACGTACAATTCCTACTGATGTCATGGCCGTGACTGTGCTGATGATGGTTGGAATCAGACTAAATCGTCCTGCCTGAAAAGAAATGTAGAGATTAATATGAGGCGTCAACATGTCACTAATGTACTTCCTGTATGGTCTCACATGTCCATGAACAATGACATCCAGGCGAATCCCATAGGCTTTTATGAGTGTCCTATACTCCACACCATCCTTACGGTAATATTTTGCAAACCTGAAATGTTTGGGAGTTCATATGTTTCACTAAATGATCatcattttaattacaatttattattggAATTCATAAAGAGAGCTCATACCTGTAGTAATATCCTGAGCTGGACTGGTTTTTTCTAATGTCTATTCTTCTGAATGAATACGTTGGAATGCACTTTGACGGATCCATATCAAAATCACACCTCCAGTTAATGAACACACCAATTATTCCACCCTAAAGAAAATGACATTCAAAATATACATTAACGCTGTTAAAAATGACTGcattcaaaaggaaaaaaaatgttgatttgtTGTTTGACATGAAGCCGTATACATGCCGTTCTGCAAAGTTCACTGAATTTCTCTCGAGCCTGTGCTGCGATGAAGCCCAGGCTAAACACCGGACAATACGGGTTGGTTTTTGGGTGATAATGGCACCGTAACAATTTCTTTGGCTTGTTTGGTTTGATGTTGCCCCTATAGTAGAAACCATAAGCAATTTCATTAGCATAAACATAAATTTAGCAAGGGTGCATTCAATCTTCATTCAATttaagtgtcagtaaagacatttttattgttacaaaagaattctatttcaaataaaagctgttattttgaacattctatttacCAAAGAACCCTGACAAAagtgtatcacagtttctacaTGCATATTAATAGATCAGCATTGgtaatgataaatgtttcttgagcagcagatcagcatattagaatgatttctgaaggatcatgtgacactgaagactggagtaatgatacttttcatcacaggaataaattacattttaaaatatattcaaataaagcaagaagccgtggtttacagtgaatttataacaggtAACGGGCTAAAAAAACtctttagctgttataaattcactgtaaaccacagcttcacagggattattgcttttataaaacggttattccaaatatgaaacaaagcaaataaaatataatgatattaataaaaacattcttccgcaaaacaatgtagttcctcagaaacggttctggttgcaacaaagtggttgccgagtaacacacaaatgtaaacaaaggtgtaCAGTATGTTAGTggagtaatttacaacagctttgaacgctgctcaaccaatcagaatcaaggacaagaactataaattttataaaagaaaatgattttaaattgtaataatacttcacattattactgtttgtgatctatttttgatcaattacatGCAGCCTTCgagagcataagagacatcttttaaaataaataatcgtAACCAAAACTGTAGTGTACACAGGAATTTCTGataacatttatgttttattatatgcTTTTTCTTGATCAAaccaaacattaaaaagcatgctGGCATTGCTTCGACATATCCTCTGCTGAAACTCATCGACGTGCCTCAGAACTTTAAACTTTGGGAAATGGATGGCATTCTTAATGAACACGGTGAAATTAATGGCCTGTTCCAAAGCTGGTTCTCTGTGGGGACAAGAAAGACGTTTAAGTGCATTTCTCGgtttgatttctgaaagatcagtCAATAAAAGCACAATACCTGACAACAGCATGTTTCTCAATGGGACACCAGGATTTGATCTCACAGGTCTTGAATGTGTCGTTGTAGTACGGGACACACCGTCCTGTTCTTTGACCTGTTCAAAAACAAGTTTACATGTCGATATAACACCAAGCCTTTTAGTATTCTgaaattattttgatatttattttaggggtcacaatgaaaatgaaaatgacattatGGAGGGgcactgtatgtacagtatgtatgtatttattatagaAGTAAACCTCACCATGTCCATCAAAATCTATTTCCCCTTCAGTGCAGTCAGAATCTTGTGTGCAGTTTGCATTGGCAACACTGTAGTGctgaaaaacaaagaagaaaatgCTGTTTGACTCGGACCAGTCTTTCCAACCAAAACACGAATACTTTGTATTTATATGCAGCTATGTATGTTTTGCACTCACCTCTGCACACGTGCCCTGCGTCTGATCATGCGTCACTTCTTTTCTAAGAATTGTGCTGATGACATCACCACCCTGTATGTTAAGAAATCCAGAGTTTATACAATTAATAGTAATGTTGACCATGCATGACAAGACTACCTAACAGGGAACATTTGATTTGATCATGTTACAGTATCTGAAGTGACAGAGGATATCTGGTCTGCCCtggaaactttttctttttttggagtaaaataatgcagtttacTCACCTCCGATGGTCTGACGTATTCTGTTGTGTCCTGAATGCTGTCTTCCAGCAAGGCCACACCTCTCATCTCAGTGTACACCGAGCTCTCTGGACGCGTCTCTGTCTCCTGATACGCTTTCTGACTGATAAATACATGCCTGCACAAATGAAGCATGACGTAAACATGCATCCACATGCatctgaacacatgaacaacttgaaaaacaaaacacacctttATGTGTAATAGAGGAACTGAATTTGTATAAAGTTGAAATTGAAACCGTTTTAATTAGATTTGACATTTCATCTATGCTATAGATAAATCTCTATATCACTGATTTGTTTTATTGCATTACTTCTGCATTTGTCTCGACTTCTTTGCAGCTGTACTCCGAAACAA harbors:
- the p2rx2 gene encoding P2X purinoceptor 2; its protein translation is MGCLGFLKDFFLGFWDYETPKVMVVKDRKLGVIYRAVQFLVITYFIWHVFISQKAYQETETRPESSVYTEMRGVALLEDSIQDTTEYVRPSEGGDVISTILRKEVTHDQTQGTCAEHYSVANANCTQDSDCTEGEIDFDGHGQRTGRCVPYYNDTFKTCEIKSWCPIEKHAVVREPALEQAINFTVFIKNAIHFPKFKVLRGNIKPNKPKKLLRCHYHPKTNPYCPVFSLGFIAAQAREKFSELCRTGGIIGVFINWRCDFDMDPSKCIPTYSFRRIDIRKNQSSSGYYYRFAKYYRKDGVEYRTLIKAYGIRLDVIVHGHAGRFSLIPTIISTVTAMTSVGICSIICDWIMLTFIDKNEVFSGKKFDDISKEPSQPITTDLMLTSYGSTHSDLSDGVPL